CATCCGCGCCCTGCGCGACTTCCTGCGCCGGGAGTACGGGGGCCTGGACGTGCTGGTCAACAACGCGGCCATCGCCTTCCAGCGTAAGGGGTCTGCGCACCGTGGGAGAGAcctccccagattcctgcagcCGGGATGGGCAGAGCCTATGGGGGGAGCCTGTGTGGTCCAGAACAGACCTCCCCGGGAAGGGAAAGGAGGTCTCGGGTTGGGCGGTACCCTTGGAGCCCCTGGGGATTGGGACCCTTTTCCAGCCAAAGGAGCCTGGGTGTTTCCCAGGCTGGAAACTGGGGAGCGCGTTCAGGCTTCCTTGTTTCTCTTTGATTGAGATTTAGAGATAGGTCAATTATtaactgattttgaaataaacaatACATTGTATGTAACAATAGTAATAGTGATAATGACGATCACATGAGATCCCAGGGTAGAGCCTTCACTGCCCCAAGGCTGCCCTCGTGCGGAAATGGATCAGCTGTCACACCAGGGGTTGACACTGGCACAGGGCTGGGACGGGAGGCAGATGtcactggagcagccaggtttcccacCCGCTGCTTTATTCCTGTAGCGTTCTGGCCAAGGCTGCGTGTTTATTACTCTGTTCTCTCTGCCCCCTAAAAGTGGAGGACACCACGCCCTTTCATATTCAAGCGGAAGTGACTATGAAGACGAACTTTGATGGCACCAGAGATGTGTGCAcggagctgctgcctctgatgagGCCCGGAGGTGAGTCTCCTGGGGACCCCACGCTGTGCCCTCAGGAGGGACCCGGCCATGCTGCCTGGGCTCTCAGCTCCATCCCTGCTGCCGGTCCTGCTACAGCTGCACtggcctgctgccccctgccaggGGCTGTCCTGGGTCAGGACGTCGTCCCCGCTCCTGCACTGCCCCTGCCGTCTCTGCTCTTGGCACACCTGGCGCCTTCTGGCCCTGCAGTCTTAGCTCACAGGTCTCCTGGGAGAGGCTCCTTATTTCTCCCATGCCCGTCTCATGTCGCAGGCCCTGGGGATGCCACCCTGGGCCTCTCTGCTCCCTGAGTGACCTGAGTCAGCCTGGCAGGTCCTTCCTAGCGGTCACCCGCTGCATCCCCCAGAGGACGTCTCCTCCTTAGACACCCTgagctctccctgcctctccgtCACCTCCTGATGCCCCTCGCAGGCTAAAACGCATTTCCAGAGGCTGCTCCTCCACCCCTGTGTCACCGTGGCCACCTACCCGATCCTGGCggtcaccctgccctgccccgtccTCCACGGTCACTTCCAGGGCTGGGACGGAGCTCCCTCAGTCTCTCCCCCTGCGTTGTATCCCAGGTCCACAACAGGGCCCTTGTGCACGGCAGCTTCACTGTGGTCCTGGAACTGCAAATCCCCTAGGGGCCCTAGTCTTGAGTCCCCTCCTCCCAAGTATCTGCAACCTTGCTGCATGGATTCTCCCTTCTGACAGATAATTTGGATGCAAAGTCTGGGCCCTTGGCATGGTCTGCAGGGAGCTGATTCTCTGACGCTGCCTAACTCCTGGCTCAGTAACTGCGCTTCAATGGGCTCATTGTTCCCAATACGACACAGGATCCTATTTTCTGTGGAACGTGGTACAGCATGCGTCCTGAGTGATGCAGTCACTTGCGTGTACACCAAGTAGGCAGTCAACCACTACTAAAACATTGAAACGTGGGATGCGGAACTGAGGCCTTGCACACAGTTTCCTCTCAACTCCTGTCCTGTTCCCTGTCCTGTCCTCCTGGGAGGTCCTGCTGTTTACAAGACCCTGCGTTCCTGGGAGCTCAGAGGCGGCTCGTTGCAATGTCCCTGCCTTCTCTGCTCACCCAGAACGTGAAGGCAGGAGTGGAGTCGTTGGCCACGTAACCACCACGCTGTGTCTGTCCGTTTCACTTGGAAATCACTCTGCCATTTGTTTCCTGGGTTTCTCAAATCCCAGCACCTTTGGGCTCCAGCATCTTGTGCACGCCTCTCCTGAGAGTGATGTCTCATGTATTGTAGGCAGAGTGGTGAACGTGTCCAGCCTGGAGTGTCTCAGAGCCCTTAAATCCTGCAGCCCGGAGCTGCAGCAGAAGTTTCGCAGTGAGACCATCACAGAGGAGGAGCTGGTGGGGCTCATGAAGAAGTTCGTGGAAGACACGAAGAAGGGGGTGCACCAGAAGGAAGGCTGGCCTGACACTGCCTACGGAGTGACCAAGATCGGTGTCACTGTCCTGTCCAGAATCCAGGCCAGGCACCTGCatgagcagaggggaggggacaaGATCCTCCTGAACGCCTGCTGCCCAGGGTGGGTGAGAACCGACATGGGGGGACCCAACGCCCCCAAGAGCCCAGAAGAAGGAGCAGAGACCCCCGTGTACTTGGCCCTTTTGCCTCCAGATGCCGAGGGCCCTCATGGACAGTTTGTCATGGAAAAAAGGGTTGAACAGTGGTGAGCTcacccccagctccacccccggATCCTGCTTCCTAGGCTGTCCTGATTTAACCTAAGGACTTTACACTGTCAGCAAATTTCTGAGCCACTTGTGGAAATCCATACATCTCCATCAGGTAATAGTTGTTGATGGTCTATGATTTATGTAGGCTTTGCATGACCTGACTGTtagttgtttgtattttcttgtgattttctctgtgatTTGGGGAGAGAAATGTTGTAACTGTTGGAAATAACACATGGAAATCAAGagttgaataaatatttctttataaaacccCCTATTCCGATTGCTTATATGTTAAGAATATTCATCCCACAACTCTAATCAAAGGAAAGTTGAGAGCAAAGGAAGGGATCGTGCAACTGAGGAGACAGCAAGCTATAGAACCAATAGGAAATATCTTGACTTCTTCAAGTCCCACAGCTCTGTCCCTGTGACTCAGGCAGGCATACTCTTCAGGAGCCCGAATGCAGACACAGTATGGGACCCGACGTGGATGGCTGCAAGTGGCCTTCAGGCATCAGCTTTGCAATCTCCAGGAGAAAGTACACAGCATGGTGAAGGAAAGGGCCGCTCGCCTCGCTTACTTAGGAAGCCTAGCCCACGGGAAAATACAACCATGTCCGtgtgggacctgagggaggagtgTTCTGAAAGACTCAGTGAAAGGCACTCGGAGATGAGAGAATTCCTGTGACATCTCCTCCATGTCATTGTGTTATATAGGGATGAGGTGCGCTGAGTTCTGCAACACTTACCTATCTCAGCAACATACATGCACAGACATGCGCATCCAACATGATGAAATTGCCACAGCTTTTGAATCATCAGGGGTGTCTATTATACAATTTCTTgaactttctgtttctttaaaaccTACAAGACATGGGGTGTGGGGGGTGAGGAGGTGGATCCTGGCTCCATCATCTTAGTGCATGATCTTGGGCAAAGTGACTGCATTTTgacgtgcctcagtttctccagctgTCAAATAGGGGATGTAGGGTGACATGGTTGGATGTACAGTGTGGAAAACAGCACCTGGCAGTTCTACATGCAAAGCAGAGACTATCCCGGTCCCTGGTGGCACTGAGAGGCATCTGTTCACTGCCCAtctcccagtcagggtgctgggcAGGAGGAAATGTCCTGGGCATTCCCTCCTATTCACAGACCCACTACAGGTGGTGCCGGTATGAATTTCAGGCTTAGAGAACGAAAAGTGATCCCCTCTGAAAACAGATCAGGGCCATGTTTTACAGTGAGTTTTACACACATTCTGTGCCTTAGTAGGGCTGTTCCTTTCCTCCTCGTAATTGTGTTTTTGTCAATGCACACCAGAGGAACAACTGTGAGTGGCTCAGGGATACGTGGATGGTATTTCAACTGCCATCTGGACATGTAGCGTGGAATTGCAAAACTATTTTCCCCTAAGAGTTGAAGAAGATTATTGGAGGAATTTAAGAAAGCATTGTTCCAGATTCCGGTTACCTCTGCGAGGACAGGGGATACACATCTCTGTTGCCAAGGCTTGCTTTCTTAAGCTGGAGGATAGGTACATGTTGCTAAAATGAAATCttcagaaaaagtaaaatttctcacataaatataaaaataaactctttaaaagtatttttgcttATGATAAGCAGGAACCAGGCATATGTGATAACTTGCTGAAAGGAAAAGCCAAAAGCGCAGTGGTTTGGATGCAAGAGAGGAATGTTGAGCTCAGTTGCAAATGCAAACAAAACTCATGCCTCCGTATGAGAAGGGAGTCCACTGAATCACTGAGAGATCTGACAACTGTTACCTGTCTGTGCATTGTCTACAATGTACACTTGCCCAAGAGCTCAATGACAAGAGCAAGGCTGGAATGTGGGAACCCAGAGGGGATGATGTCGACTCTGAAGGGTTTTCCAGTGAAACATCTGTTTCCCACTGTCTCCCCATTTGAATCAAACAACCTTGGAGatatgttattctttttttttttttatttgacagatagagttagacagtgagagagagagagagacagagagaaaggtcttccttccgttggttcaccccccaaatggccgctatggcgcactgcgccgatccgaagccaggagccaggtgcctccctctggtctcccatgtgggtgcaggggcccaagcacttggaccatcctccactgcctttctgggccacagaggagagctagactggaagaggagcaactggaactagaacccagctcccatatgtGCTGCCTGCACCagcagtggaggattagccaagtgagccacagagctggccctgttATTCTTGATCATAAAATAATATTCATCCCATCAAGTTTGGCTGATATGTAGAGACAGAGTCTACATACCAATTTATTTTAGTTTGTTCATTTGCTTGTTTCACCAGTGTTACtctacatttattttctaaaaagtctTCATAAagaatattagttttttttttgtttatttgagaggtagagttacagaaaaagatatggagagacagagagacaggtttttcatctgttggttcattccacagatggctgaaatggtcggagctgggccatcctgaaaccaggaaccaggaacttctgggtctcccacatgggtgcagggacacaaagatttgggccatcttccgtggctttcccagcccatagcagagagctggatcagaaggggcgCAAACAAGATatcaactggtgcccacatggtatgccagtgctgcaggcagaggcttagcctaacacgccacagtgctggtcccaaggaATATTAGTATTTGCTTTCAAAGTAGCTCCAGGTTAGGAAGGCCAGCCAGGAACTTGGCACCAGACTTTGCTGACAGTACCTACTAACATAAGCTAATTTCTCCGggcaaaagacaaaattacaaaaaaagattttgcttccAGATCTTGATTGGATTCATTCACATTTCTAGGATTGTCCTATGCCTCCCACTATAAAGTAGGAGTGTTAGGATGGACTGAGCAGGGGAGCAGGAAACAGGCGGAGGAAAGCggacacagaaaacacaaagcagatttGTTGTTTCAAAGTGACCTTTCTTGTGCAGACATAAGTGGAGAGGACTTCCAATCATGCCAGCTAACACTGGCTACTTCTCAATCATCAAAGAGGTGGGTGCCCCCGACATGTTGGATGTTCCTTTGAGCTGGAAGCCTTTGCTGTTTGGGGGTTGTTTCAAGCTCATTAAgaacagcggctcactaggctaatcctccgccttgcagcgccggcacaccgggttctagtcccggtcggggcaccgatcctgtcccggttgcccctcttccaggccagctctctgctgtggccagggagtacagtggaggatggcccaagtgcttgggccctgcaccccatgggagaccaggagaagcacctggctcctgccatcagaacagcgcggtgcgccggctatagcggccatttggggagtgaaccagcagaaggaagacctttctctctgtctctctctctcactgtctaaactctgcctgtccaaaaaaaaaaaaagaatagccctGCGTTATTTATTACTGTAACTACATGAAGAGGAGGTCTCATGAATGAAGCTGTGCAGTGCTCATGAAGGCCTTGAGCCCATTATCTGGATTCTCACCCAAGTGCTTTGTGATGGGTGGACCAGGGCCAGGGATGCAAGGATGAGTCCATAGAGCTCTGTATTCATCAGTTGTTGTCACCCCAGTGTCAATACCCAGTCCTTTgctctttccacatcttccttGGTGTAAGGAGGTTCCAGTGTTCTCAATCAGCCGAAGGTATCAAGGCCCCCAAGAAGAGCCTTGCCTTGAGCTGTGGCTTTGGCAGCCAGAAGAGCAGCCTCGTTTCCTGCAGAAACGTTAAGTGTCCACCAACTGGTGACTAGGACAATGGCTTGTGGTCACCTGTTCTGGCTCCGCCACTGCCTGCACAGGGTCAGGATCTCAGCTGCATACGTAGCATCCTTATCCCTGTTGTCAGGGGCCCCCTTTCCTTCCAAATAGCACCAAGAGCATGCACAATGGTGAAGACATGTCTGGTGTCTGTGCCAATATTTGCCTTGTCTGGTGTCTGTGCCAATATTTGCCTTCTTTCCTTTTGGGAGCTGGAGAGCTCTTACCAGAGTGAGCGGCTCAGCAGTCCGGGCTGCATTCCTGGGTGGCTGCTCACCCAGCCCTTCATTGCCCATTACCAATACACCTGCTCCGCTGGGGGAAGAGGGCCCAGTCGTCTTGGCAGGGGCTGCTCTCACAGGTCCATTTTGCTGGAGAAAACAGCCTGGAAGATTTGCAGACTCTCCTGATGAAGGAACGCATTTTCATGAATAGGCAGGAGAGTGGCAGGACTCAGAGTGGACACAGCCTGGAGCTTCACATTTAGATTATCTGAGGCACAGCCTGGCATTTGTCCAATCGTCTTTCTGGTGACCAATGATCCCCGTGTCCAAGGCCAGCCAGGACCCATCTCCTGTGGTTACAGATTCTGTCACTGTCTCCATCTACAGTAGGGTTCCAACCAGGCTGTAAGGTTGGGATGGAAGCTGCGTGATTGAGAGTGGGCCTGGGGTTCTCATCATTGAGGGGTTGGTGCCTCTTTTTTGGCTCTGTCCATAACAAACCtttgctcatcagcaggaagcagaatgtGTAGCAAGAGACTTCTGTGTACGTGCCCAAGTGGAGTGATGTGTTGAAAGATATgataggggcctgcattgtggcgtagcaggtaaaaccgctgtctgcagtgccagcatcccatatgggcgccagtttgagacctggctgctccacttctgatctatctccctgctatggcctgggaaagcagtggaagatggcccaagtgttgagcCCCTGCGCCCAAatgggaagacttggaagaagctcctggctcctggcttcggattagcgaggctctagccattgtggcaaattggggagtgaaccagtggatggaagatctctctctctctctctctctctctgtaactctgactttctaataaataaatcaaatcataaaaaagaaaaatatggtaaACAACTCAGCATTTTCTGAGTGTTAGATAGAAGAACAACTTTAGGTGCAGTAATAGCAGGCTGGCTGCCCCTCTGCATTCCAACTTCCTATAGGATGTTACTGTACCACCCTGGCTACTGGCACCCTTGGCCAAATATAGTTTCCTGCCTCATTTTGAAGGGAGTGAGAGCATTTCCATCCACGAGTCATAATCAGGTGGTTCCCTCCTGTTGTACACTCCTGTTCAGGGTGGGCCTGAAGAAAAGGCTTTAGGAATGAAAGCTTTGACATGTATTCGTTTTCCCCTTAAGGAGAGCAGGTCAAAGGAATTTGTTCACCTGTTGGTTGAGTTGTGTGTTTATAAAGTTtgtgtataaaaatatataatgaatttaaGCCCTATGTAGTCTTAATACTTTACTAGAAGTGTTCATATATATATCAAATTTCCTTTGAAAAAGATCTCATTAAGGTGGCATCCAGgtgaataaatttgaaaaacagtttttgCTCCTTGAGAGTGGTTTTTGATGATCCAAAGATAGTTGGAGCCTGGTGGACTATCTCTGAATTTTATCAATCCTTATTTTCATCTGGAATAAAACATTAACATAAACACACCAGGAAGAATAGGCTGTTAGGGCAATAGATGtcatattgtttcttttttttccaatgatGGCCCTCTGTAGAGTTGTGTCCCTGGCACAGTTTTGTGATTGCCATTATCAAACAATCATGAATGCCCTTTTTTGCAACCTCTTGGTGTCAGGAGTTAGAAGGGTTAACAGGCAGTTAGGAAGAACCCCTATGGTGTAAGGAATCAGGTGTTCGTGTGAAAGCTGCCATTCACTGATTAAACAGAAGACACTGCCCATTGAAAATGAAAGACTGATAGGGGACATGGTTGGTCCCACACTCATAGATAACCCTGTGAGAAGTTAGATTCTGGCTTCATAACAGAGCACACCAATAAGCAACGTATCTCAAGTGCTTAGCAACTGATGAGCTAGGTGTAACCTGCCTTCAGTGTTCAGGTCAACAGTGTCTCTAATCAGTCACATCTTCCAAGGGGTGGACATGGAAATGTTTGTTAGCTGGCCAGGAACCATCCCTGCTACACAAAAAGCGCAGAAATAACATAGCAGGTTCCAGAATTGTGGCACGGtcaggtaagctgccacctgcaacaccagaagCCCATCTGGGCACGAGTTCacgagctctggctgctccacttccaatctcaatcccaactaatgtgcctgggaaagcagtggaagatggcccaaatccttggacccctgcacccatgtgggagacccagatgaagcttctggcatcggcctggcccagcacagtcTGTTGtgaccagatggaagatctctcttcgtaaaattcaaatcaataaataaatcgtaaaaaaccAAAATGACCCCTGATGTATCAAAACCATGTAGGCGAGTTGATTAACTCACAAGCTCTTCCTATATAAGCTCCTAATATCCAGACCTTGGTGATTCCCCCCCAGAGGACCCCTCTGGTGTGCAAGACTCTGTTTCCCAGTAAAATCTacttttcttgcttttctcttccCCATTTATTGTCCTCATCCTTATTTTTCATCACCATGAGTTAGAGAACCAACTCCAAATTCCTGTAATATCAGtattatctgttttattttaaggGTGACACTAGTGACTTCCTCGTAACCTTATATCCCCTCTGCTCACTTACTGTCTGTAAACAAAACTGATCAGTCATCCTGTAGCTAGTTTTGTTTATCCTTTGTTGTCAGGACAGAGTTGTCCTGGTTATTGGTCTGATTTTGTCCCCTACTCAAGGGTACATGATTGACAGCCAGAGTCAGTGCCAGCAATCCTTTTGGTCACATTTTTAAGCAGCAGACATTTTGGAAGGAGGGGACCTTGGGTGTCCTCTACCTGGACTCCATTGATAAAATTAACTTTATCAGTTTGTGATAAGAGAGCCATCATCTCTAAGCCAGCATTATCTTACAGGAATTGTAGTTTTGACAGGCAATAGGCATAAAGCTCACGAGAGAACACAGAGCAGACCAACATGAGCGCAACAGATCAGGTTTGTCTTCCCAACACAATGGACAGAGTTCCATCCAACAGCAGGTATATTATAGTTTGTTGATTGCCTGTTCGCACCAAGTACATTACCAGAAGTCCGTTTGTCATTTAATAACCTCAGATTtggaaaactcttttttttaattaaacttttatttaatgaatataaatttccaaagtacagcttatgggttacaatggcttccccctcccaaaacttcccacccacaaccctcccctttcccgctccctctccccttccaatcacatcatgattcattttcaattctctttatatacagaagatcagtttagtatatattaggtaacgatttcaacagtttgcccccatatagcaacacaaagtgaaaaaaaatactgttggagtactagttatagcattaaataagagtgtacagcacattaaagacagagatcctacataatatattttttaaaaattaattaattttctatgccatttccaatttaacaccaagttttgttttgtttttttttttcattagatttGGAAAACTCTTAAAATTAAACAGTCAATgcaagaaaatactttttttttaaactaacatGCCCGCTCTTTTGAGGTTTTATGGCTTACTCTGAAATGACAGCTTTATTTATTCACTGGACTCTGGAAGTCTGGGAGCCCAGGAAGTCAGGCATTCCGAGTGTGGTGTTTGGACATGTCAATGTTTTTAATGATATCCTATTAAGACAAGAACAGATTTTTACTGAACTCATGTAAACCACACATTGCCATGAAAAATCTTACAAAAGTTTTTGGATTTTGGGTAGACTCAGAGGGAAAGGAAATTGTTTTTACCTCTGTTTGCAAAACTGTATTTCACAAAAGCACTGTAAATCATAGGAATCACAGGAAAATCTTTAACCTATAAGACGAGGTCTCTAAGTGCAGAACCAACAATGGCTCATGGAAGACACAGACACGGAAATATGATCACGTTGCTGGCTCTCCTGTAATTGCTTCTTGTCCCTGTGTGATCTCCGTTAGCAGGTCTGTGAATCCATCAACTTCCTTATCAGCTTTTGGAAAGGTGAGTGCTTTAGTCAGACAACCcgtatttgcaaatatttgttttctccttTGATTGTGTTTTCAGAGAAGAACCACAACTGCGAACGACTAACGACGTGAAAGCATCATGTTTAAAACTTGGATAGAATTTGGCAAATAGTTCAAAAGCGCAGGAGAGTTTTGCAACCTTTCTGACCTTCAGGTTAGGGGCCTGTGCTGGGAGGGGCACTTGTGAAAACTCCCCAGAGCCCTCAGGTCCTTGTTATTACTAAGCTCACAATCATGCCTGACGACATCGAAACAGAACCAGCAGGCTTATATGAAAGTCCGAGAACACTAGAATAGTATATCAGCGATGCACCTGTAGCAATGCGACTTAGCGTTGGTTTATTCTATCACTTGAGAGTGCTTTCTGTACAATCCACCTGAGCCTCATCAGCTTGATCTCTGTAGGGTGAGAGCTGCATCCATGAAGACTTCCGGGGCCCAGCTGCAAATCCCAAGCTCAAAGAACttaatttggaactttgattgAGAAAGCCTGACTACAATATCCAAAATTTCCAAACACTGGGTCAAAAATAGGATCCCTGACCCCTGTGAGAAACATCATCCATTCAGCCAGGGTGATTTTACCTGAGTTACAGACCAGAGTTAATTGCAGcaacaaaatacaaaatctttTCTCCCTTTTGGTCCCTCACCAAAAGAGGCCATGGTAAAACCTGGACTAGAAGCATGAGTGTAAGAAACTGTCTCACTGTTTGGAACAATGTAAAGACATCAGGAAAGACCAGAGGTAAAGAATGAAATTGTCCTGTTATCCTAGGTTCCAAGACAAACATTTTTAGTGTCTGTTTATAGCAGGGTGAGAACCAGGGAGGAGAAACAGCTCACTGGTGCTGCCCAGAGAGACAAGGGCGTCCCAATTAAACAGACACTGTGGGAAGCAGAAGTTGCAGTTTAGAAGATTagagaacagattttaaaattaaagatcaaGACATCTTGTAATACGTATTAATATGTCTACATCTTAAGAAAACCTGATTCCTTTAGTGTAGGGGGCCAAATTTTGGTTAATGTTAGAACATTGTTAATGGCACAGTTTTTTAGAAACTTTTATATGGGATTTTCTTTTCATCTAGGCCAACTTAATTTCATAGATGTATGTCTTATACATTTTCTACAacacttttataatttttcagcatttgtctttttttttttttcctagtattACACCAGCCAT
Above is a genomic segment from Lepus europaeus isolate LE1 chromosome 2, mLepTim1.pri, whole genome shotgun sequence containing:
- the LOC133747130 gene encoding carbonyl reductase [NADPH] 1 codes for the protein MSSCSRVALVTGANKGIGFTITRDLCRLFSGDVVLTARDEARGRAAVQQLQAEGLSPRLHQLDITDLQSIRALRDFLRREYGGLDVLVNNAAIAFQLEDTTPFHIQAEVTMKTNFDGTRDVCTELLPLMRPGGRVVNVSSLECLRALKSCSPELQQKFRSETITEEELVGLMKKFVEDTKKGVHQKEGWPDTAYGVTKIGVTVLSRIQARHLHEQRGGDKILLNACCPGWVRTDMGGPNAPKSPEEGAETPVYLALLPPDAEGPHGQFVMEKRVEQW